In Thermomonas carbonis, a single genomic region encodes these proteins:
- the gmk gene encoding guanylate kinase, producing the protein MRGTLYIVAAPSGAGKSSIVNAVLARDANISLSISFTSRQPRPGERHAEHYHFIGAEEFKAMVAEGDFFEHALVHGDWKGTARQSVDPQLSAGRDVLLEIDWQGARQVRNKIPDAVSVFILPPSRAALEERMRKRGQDSEDVIRQRLDAAREEMSHYGEFDYVIVNEDFETAVAEMCSIFTASRLRKDAQVARHARLITSLLVDE; encoded by the coding sequence ATGCGCGGAACCCTCTACATCGTCGCCGCGCCCTCGGGTGCCGGGAAATCCAGCATCGTCAACGCGGTGCTGGCGCGCGATGCGAACATCAGCCTGTCGATCTCGTTCACCTCGCGGCAGCCGCGACCGGGTGAACGCCATGCCGAGCACTACCACTTCATCGGTGCCGAGGAGTTCAAGGCGATGGTCGCCGAGGGCGACTTCTTCGAGCACGCGCTGGTGCACGGCGACTGGAAGGGCACCGCGCGGCAGTCGGTGGATCCGCAGCTGTCGGCCGGTCGCGACGTGCTGCTGGAAATCGACTGGCAGGGTGCGCGTCAGGTGCGCAACAAGATCCCGGACGCGGTCAGCGTGTTCATCCTGCCGCCGTCGCGGGCCGCGCTGGAAGAGCGCATGCGCAAGCGCGGGCAGGATTCCGAGGACGTGATCCGCCAGCGGCTGGATGCCGCGCGCGAGGAGATGAGCCATTACGGCGAATTCGACTACGTGATCGTCAACGAGGATTTCGAGACCGCGGTCGCCGAGATGTGCAGCATCTTCACCGCCAGCCGGCTGCGCAAGGACGCCCAGGTGGCGCGACATGCCCGCCTGATCACCTCGCTGCTGGTCGACGAGTAG
- a CDS encoding YicC/YloC family endoribonuclease, protein MTAYAAGERSTEWGVLGCEMRAVNHRFLELGVRLPDELRVLEPQLRERVATRVSRGKLDLVLRLRPANGSDALQVDEALVARLGDLAQQLDSRFPQLRVQFTELLQFPGVLQTRGVDADALQREAMVLLDAVLDDFVASREREGGKLAEVIGERATAIAAIAAEVRNLIPLIRTGQRNKLDARLADLAQPADPGRIEQELVMWLQKLDVDEELDRLDSHLSELRRTLKQKDPVGRRLDFLLQEFNREANTLGSKSVDARTSNAAVELKVLIDQIREQIQNIE, encoded by the coding sequence ATGACCGCTTACGCCGCCGGCGAGCGCAGCACCGAATGGGGCGTGCTCGGTTGCGAGATGCGCGCGGTCAACCATCGCTTCCTCGAACTCGGCGTGCGCCTGCCCGACGAATTGCGCGTGCTGGAGCCGCAACTGCGCGAACGCGTGGCCACGCGGGTCTCGCGCGGCAAGCTGGACCTGGTGCTGCGGCTGCGCCCGGCGAACGGCAGCGATGCGCTGCAGGTCGATGAAGCGCTGGTTGCGCGGCTGGGCGATCTCGCGCAGCAACTGGATTCACGCTTCCCGCAACTGCGCGTGCAGTTCACCGAATTGCTGCAGTTCCCCGGCGTGCTGCAGACGCGTGGCGTCGATGCGGACGCATTGCAGCGCGAAGCGATGGTGTTGCTCGATGCGGTGCTGGACGATTTCGTGGCCTCGCGCGAGCGTGAGGGCGGCAAGCTGGCCGAAGTCATCGGCGAGCGCGCCACCGCGATCGCCGCGATCGCCGCCGAGGTGCGCAACCTGATTCCGCTGATCCGCACCGGCCAGCGCAACAAGCTGGATGCGCGACTGGCCGACCTCGCGCAACCCGCGGACCCGGGCCGGATCGAGCAGGAACTGGTGATGTGGCTGCAGAAACTCGACGTGGACGAGGAACTCGACCGCCTCGACAGCCACCTGTCCGAATTGCGTCGCACCCTCAAGCAGAAAGACCCCGTGGGTCGCCGCCTGGATTTCCTGTTGCAGGAATTCAACCGCGAGGCGAATACCCTGGGAAGCAAGTCGGTCGATGCGCGCACCAGCAACGCCGCGGTCGAACTGAAAGTGCTGATCGACCAGATCCGCGAACAGATCCAGAACATCGAATGA